From Acidobacteriota bacterium, the proteins below share one genomic window:
- a CDS encoding EAL domain-containing protein, whose product MIFRGFQSRLILLFVAVLALLQLTTLIAVRLAGERRLDDEVPRQLSQANEVFDERLQSQRRELGNFVRVLASEFAFREALALGDQPTIESALANHQGRVSADAAYLLELDGSVTASTVDSPGSTTSFPFPELLNGASGEPGTSALVTFEGSPHQVVVVPVLAPNPIYYVASLFAVDDEVLSVVPLQTSWDATIWSGDLTSATKTASSIPPDELPTLLDRVSAVPYGEIVDLQETPFLAMRRLLDTGDGSEISLLLVRSITDVRSSQRQLEWSIFLLSMLALAFALLAAVAVARGVSRPLLELSHAAGRIERGDYARPIEVSGGEEIRRLTTAFNSMKEGIASREQQIRFQATHDELTRLPNRAHLLDQLASHIANARRLDRVAIMIMLDINRFKEINDTLGHQTGDLLLREIGGRLENLLGEDHTVARLGGDEFAVAFVGDASDEWDVVPRRIQQAFDEPFELEGAMVEVTASQGVAIFPKDGDDEETIMMRADIAMYQAKRNHEPFVLYHPGQDQHSLRRLAMVSQLRTAIAGDELQLFYQPKMRIADRSIVGVEALVRWQHPVHGMLPPGEFIPIAEQSGNISAITRWVLARAIRDIASLSERVSLPKGVAVNLSALDFFDDNLVGLISHHLEEHGLPPALLTLEITESAIMQDPPRSIRTLERLAELGVVLAIDDYGTGYSSLSNLTRLPAHELKIDRSFVMHLSDGPSQDHVVVRSTVDLGHAMGMEVVAEGVEDEEIIEVLASFGCDLAQGYAIARPIPLAELLPYLERPKATAQ is encoded by the coding sequence GTGATTTTTCGAGGCTTCCAGTCGCGTCTGATTCTTCTCTTCGTGGCGGTCCTCGCACTTTTGCAGCTCACCACGCTGATCGCGGTCCGCCTGGCGGGTGAACGGCGGCTCGACGACGAGGTTCCTCGTCAACTGAGCCAGGCCAATGAAGTCTTTGATGAACGATTGCAGTCGCAGCGGCGGGAGCTCGGCAATTTCGTTCGCGTGCTCGCCTCGGAATTCGCTTTCAGGGAAGCGCTGGCGCTCGGGGATCAGCCCACTATCGAATCCGCGCTCGCCAATCATCAGGGAAGAGTCTCGGCCGATGCTGCGTATCTGCTCGAACTGGACGGATCGGTCACAGCGTCGACGGTCGACTCGCCGGGTTCCACCACGTCTTTTCCCTTCCCCGAGCTGCTGAACGGAGCGTCGGGTGAGCCCGGCACTTCCGCGCTGGTCACCTTCGAGGGGTCACCGCATCAGGTCGTCGTGGTTCCCGTCCTCGCTCCAAATCCCATTTATTACGTGGCGAGCCTCTTCGCCGTCGACGACGAGGTTCTGTCGGTCGTCCCGCTGCAGACCTCATGGGATGCCACGATCTGGAGCGGCGATCTGACCAGCGCGACGAAGACGGCCTCGTCTATCCCCCCCGACGAGCTACCGACTCTTCTCGACCGAGTTTCCGCAGTGCCCTACGGAGAGATCGTCGATCTTCAGGAAACACCCTTTCTCGCGATGCGCCGGCTTCTCGATACGGGAGACGGTTCCGAGATCTCGCTGTTACTCGTTCGATCGATCACCGACGTACGAAGCTCGCAGCGACAGCTCGAATGGAGCATCTTTCTTCTTTCCATGCTGGCTCTCGCGTTTGCTCTTCTTGCGGCCGTCGCAGTGGCGAGAGGGGTGAGCCGGCCGCTGCTGGAGCTCAGTCATGCCGCCGGCCGCATCGAGCGCGGCGACTACGCCCGTCCGATCGAAGTTTCCGGTGGCGAAGAGATTCGCCGCCTCACCACTGCTTTCAACAGCATGAAAGAAGGGATCGCGTCGCGCGAACAACAAATCCGGTTTCAGGCGACCCATGACGAGCTGACCCGGCTTCCGAATCGCGCTCACCTTCTCGACCAGCTCGCGAGCCACATTGCGAACGCGCGACGGCTCGATCGCGTCGCGATCATGATCATGCTCGACATCAATCGCTTCAAAGAGATCAACGATACGCTCGGTCATCAGACCGGGGATCTTCTACTCCGCGAGATCGGTGGGAGGCTCGAGAACCTCCTGGGCGAGGATCATACAGTCGCCCGCCTCGGCGGCGATGAATTCGCGGTCGCTTTCGTAGGGGATGCTTCCGATGAATGGGATGTCGTACCCCGACGGATCCAGCAGGCATTCGATGAGCCGTTTGAACTGGAAGGAGCGATGGTCGAGGTCACCGCCAGCCAGGGTGTCGCAATCTTTCCGAAGGATGGGGACGATGAAGAGACGATCATGATGCGCGCCGACATCGCCATGTATCAGGCCAAGCGGAACCACGAGCCTTTCGTTCTCTATCATCCCGGACAGGATCAGCACTCGCTCCGACGGCTCGCCATGGTTTCGCAGCTCCGCACCGCGATTGCAGGCGATGAGCTTCAACTCTTCTATCAGCCTAAGATGAGAATCGCCGACCGATCGATCGTGGGGGTGGAAGCACTCGTCCGGTGGCAGCACCCGGTCCACGGCATGCTCCCCCCGGGCGAATTCATTCCTATCGCGGAACAATCGGGAAACATCAGCGCAATCACGCGATGGGTCCTTGCGCGTGCCATCCGGGACATCGCATCGTTGTCCGAACGCGTATCACTGCCAAAAGGAGTGGCGGTGAACCTGTCGGCCCTCGATTTCTTCGACGACAATCTGGTCGGGCTCATCTCCCATCACCTGGAGGAACACGGTCTCCCTCCGGCGCTGCTGACTCTGGAGATCACGGAGAGCGCGATCATGCAGGATCCTCCCCGATCGATCAGAACTCTCGAGCGACTCGCCGAGCTCGGTGTCGTCCTCGCTATCGACGACTATGGGACGGGCTACTCGTCGCTGTCGAACCTCACCCGCCTTCCCGCTCACGAACTGAAGATTGACCGCTCCTTCGTGATGCACCTCTCGGATGGCCCTTCGCAGGATCACGTCGTCGTTCGTTCGACCGTCGATCTCGGTCACGCCATGGGGATGGAGGTCGTCGCAGAGGGAGTCGAGGACGAAGAGATCATTGAGGTCCTCGCGAGTTTCGGGTGCGATCTCGCCCAAGGCTACGCGATTGCGAGGCCGATTCCTCTCGCAGAGCTGCTTCCGTACCTCGAACGACCGAAAGCCACCGCTCAGTAG
- a CDS encoding methylamine utilization protein yields MERFARKMIPILMLGALPSSSFAAELEIRIGSLPGASTGDAVVWAVPVGRTVPPPPADVRAVMDQNNRMFIPHVLPIQRGTPVEFPNSDNIQHQVYSFSKPKVFQLPLYRGRTQNPVIFDKAGLVSLGCNIHDQMSAWIVVVDTPWFASTTAGGTVTFEDLDEGSYDVMLWYPGIRSAVTATRVEVDSSRSVVTLGSSADRSP; encoded by the coding sequence ATGGAACGGTTCGCAAGGAAAATGATTCCGATTCTGATGCTCGGCGCCCTGCCATCGAGCAGCTTTGCCGCAGAACTGGAGATCAGGATCGGCAGCCTGCCTGGAGCTTCGACGGGGGACGCCGTCGTATGGGCGGTCCCCGTTGGGCGGACCGTTCCGCCGCCCCCCGCCGACGTGAGGGCCGTGATGGATCAGAACAACCGGATGTTCATCCCTCACGTTCTGCCGATTCAGCGAGGAACGCCCGTCGAGTTTCCGAACAGCGACAACATTCAGCATCAGGTCTACTCCTTTTCCAAGCCGAAGGTGTTTCAGCTTCCGCTGTACCGGGGCAGGACTCAGAATCCGGTGATATTCGACAAGGCCGGGCTGGTTTCGCTCGGGTGCAACATTCACGATCAGATGAGCGCGTGGATCGTCGTCGTCGACACCCCCTGGTTCGCCAGCACCACCGCGGGAGGAACAGTGACTTTCGAGGATCTCGACGAGGGTTCGTACGACGTGATGTTGTGGTATCCGGGGATTCGATCGGCCGTCACCGCGACGCGAGTGGAGGTCGACTCCTCGCGATCGGTCGTGACACTCGGTTCGAGTGCTGACCGGTCACCGTGA